Genomic DNA from Eleutherodactylus coqui strain aEleCoq1 chromosome 8, aEleCoq1.hap1, whole genome shotgun sequence:
agcatgtatcttagtttatggtgcttataggaggaGACAAGTTCTCTTAATAGATTTTGTATGAGATGGGAATAATGGGTCTGACTGGGCATGAGCTGCGATACCAGATGCAACATAttaacaagagtggcgctgtttctagataATAAGGCCCCTTTTACCCAAATCTCACACATTTCTTTCTTACTAGTATAAACGAGACGGCACACAGGATATATTTCTAAGGTTGTTTATTTCcagtatatacttttattatatcGCTAGTATTATTACACTGTTTTCCTATCACTGTTGTTATAATATCACTAGTTTTATCATTCTACTATTATTATtccatcactattattactattatgttATTGTTACTCTAACGCTATTATGTTGTATATAAAGCTATCAGACTACTGCTAGAATCATTAGACCATTTTTACCCGATCACTAGTATTATAAGGTTACTCCTATTATCAGTGTACTATGTTGTTCTTTTACTAATTCTAAGATGCCTATCCctaacattgttgatccagaagaaggcgaaaaaaccctggacacattcagccaattggtgaccagggaaaaagtccttcttgaccccgggaaaaggcgatcggtcctagaaccccggatcaaagccCCTAAAGCAATGAACAAATTCCTGGCTGATATTAGATTATAAATACTATTATATTATGATTTTAagagtattattactattatttataTTACTAATATTACATTATTACTTACCGCATATGCTAATACTACTAATATTACATTATTACTTATATGCTAATACTACTGATATTCCACTATTACTAATATCACgctatacctaaccctaaaactttagatccagaagaaggcgaaaaaaccctggacacattcagccaattggtgaccagggaaaaattccttcttgaccccgagaaaaggcgatcggtcctagaaccccggatcaaagccTCTAAAGGAATTTACAATGTTTACGATTTCCTATTATTTAACCTACGACTAATATTATTACATTGTTTATACAGaaggtaattattttttataattactagtattacacTATTATTACGCTTGCTTCTACTATTAATACTCCACTATTAGTAATATTACACTAACCCTAACGCTATAgttattgatccagaagaaggcgaaaaaaccctggacacattcagccaattggtgaccagggaaaaattccttcttgaccccgagaaaaggcgatcggtcctagaaccccggatcaaagccTCTAAAGGAATTAAGAAAATTCCTAACTGTTATTCAATTATAAATACTATTTTATTATCATTTTAAGAGTAATACTACTATTGTTTCTTATTACTAATATTACACTGTTATTACATGGatactaatattacactgttattacatgtatactaatattacactgtgcctaaccctaacattgttgatccagaagaaggcgaaaaaaccctggacacattcagccaattggtgaccagggaaaaattccttcttgaccccgggaaaaggcgatcggtcctagaaccccggatcaaagccCTTCCTACTGTTATTGCTgatcttattatttttattattctactattaatttatttttgttactataattactattataaatattattattatattattattactattgctgATGTTACTGCAATAGTTCAGAGGTGGAGGGTTCTTCGCAGGATCGTCCACATGATGTTCCTCTTGCCCCACATGCGGGGGCTGTCGTGGCGGATGGAGCGCTGCCTGATCCTGCTTCTTCTCAGTGACCGGTCCTGAATCCCTCTCAGTGGGTCAGATGGATCACCACTGTTGGATTCCCGgtcctcttcttcctcatcctcaagatcttcttcctctctttcctcctcctctacttcctcatcCTGAATGTTATTATCGTCTTCCtctccttccttttctttctcATCCTCAATGTTCTcctcattttcttccttcttttcttcctcaTCTTCATCCTCCAGCCCCTCACATAGCATGTGAGCGATGGCTGCTCTGGCTCGCAGTGCCAACTCTACCTTTGTTGGTCTTGGTCTGATGATTTCACGAGTTGGCCGATATTGTCTCTGGGCTTCAGGGTTTGTTGGCATGAGGCGCTTAAAATAGAGTGGATCAGTAATTTGTATGCTCaggtgactacatatatacatgtcCATGATAGCTGGCACGTTTACTCACCTCCTTCTTGAAGAGAGGGGACGGCAGGAGTTGCATACATTTCGTCACCAGTCGGAACTCCTCCGCCGACGTGACGCTGGCATAAGCTGAAGAGAGAGAACaagcagataatgagctcaatcaTGAATGTAGAGGAAGAGGCACAAAACTGACCAATATATGTAACCTGCTCACTGCTCAGAGTGTGACGTATAAAGGTCAGTTAGCAGCCATCTGTTCTCTCTATCTCCACCCTGTACTACATGGTCACCAGTTTCAATATCCAAACCGGCTGCAATTACCAATCCCCAGGACAATATGTTTTAGAGAAGTGGTTGTCCATGTGGGCAATCTTTTACAATCTGAGCTCACCACTAAGATCAAGTTCACAACTGCTGTGTGCCTTGTGTCCTCACTGCATCAATCAATAAATGTGCCAAACATATCCATCAGGATCCACTCACCCAACAGAGACCAAAAGAGCCTCCCTTCAGCCTCTGTTGGGTCAGTAGATCTCAGTACCATTTTTGAGTCATGGAATCGTATGGTAAACAACACAACTCAATATACACCTATACAAGAGAAATCTATATATACCACCCTGTATATGTTTTATTAAAGTGGGAGCCTATAAGCTACATATCCCAGGGTATTCCTATACATCGGAAGGTATTCCAGCCTTCCATCAGTGGTTTATGTTGGAATCAAATGTACCAGCAGGGCACTTGACTGTATATACCGTCTAATGTACAAACCCTTAAATGTGGCTACACAAGAGGACATAAACCAAAAAAGGAAAACGCCTATCACACCATAATATAAAACAATATCTTTACTGTAATCACAAATTCATGAAATCATAAATGAAAATACTTAACCCATGCAAGGGGGCGCCCCAGACGAAGGCAGCTGTTGTGCCAAAACATGTTGGGTGCACCCTGAACCCTTGCTTGGGTTAATTATTTTGCCCCCTGCCTACCTGTTGTCATGGCCCTGGGAGAGCTATCCCTGACAGCAGATGATAAAGATAATGAAGAGTCCTACCTGATCCAAAGCCGAGGCTGCTAATCTCTGTAGACCACATTGTTTCTGATAATCTGCATCACATCCAAAGCACAAAGAAAAAAGTGGTGAGAAAAGTTCCTCCGGCACAAGTTACTATATGTAATGTGTAACCAAACCCCCGGGCCGGCAGTGTGGTTAGTGCTGTGGTCTTACTGCACTGGGGTCAAATTGACTAAACCCCCTGCATACCAGTATATTTGGGGTAAGTcgacggacagcacatggcccgtTATAGGGCTATGAGCACATGTACATTGACAGATTTTCACACAGATCAATCATCTGcggtaaaaaaaaactcattacaTGCGGTTTTCCTGTCCATATCACAGACCTGAAATAGCATATGCCAATGCATGTAGGTGTGCTGTGCCCGCTTACATCGGATAGCACATGGACAGCGTGCTGTCTAATGCACGTAGTACCTGAGTCTCTTGGATGTAACTATCATTCATAGCTAGTGTGTGCCTTTCCTtcagacaacatctgcattgagtttgtatCTTTTTCCTCAATAGGCAGGCTgttaaaatatagtataatgcaataccataatattgcattatactgtatgagcgatcagaaATCCGCAAGTTCACtttaccccacttagaaatttagagctatgctgcatatac
This window encodes:
- the LOC136577607 gene encoding uncharacterized protein is translated as MWSTEISSLGFGSAYASVTSAEEFRLVTKCMQLLPSPLFKKERLMPTNPEAQRQYRPTREIIRPRPTKVELALRARAAIAHMLCEGLEDEDEEEKKEENEENIEDEKEKEGEEDDNNIQDEEVEEEEREEEDLEDEEEEDRESNSGDPSDPLRGIQDRSLRRSRIRQRSIRHDSPRMWGKRNIMWTILRRTLHL